A DNA window from Streptomyces bacillaris contains the following coding sequences:
- a CDS encoding SCO2584 family spore wall biosynthesis protein, translating into MPDDVGGKPFPDGWEPDDDRGGADKDFASVVFDEDFVRAAVVHEPTAVERLLAAAEARAQADAARARRSRRPTDGEYGSHRRPRPPHDPQDLDYDPDDRDGSGSYGPGGYRGAARWHRPVAWLLALVMGVGMVGLAFSAAHRTASANREDQVVPPATSGVDQPGAIPPAAVDHSRPTVSATPSAP; encoded by the coding sequence GTGCCGGACGACGTGGGGGGCAAGCCGTTCCCGGACGGCTGGGAGCCTGACGACGACCGCGGGGGCGCGGACAAGGACTTCGCCTCCGTGGTGTTCGACGAGGACTTCGTCCGGGCCGCCGTCGTCCATGAACCCACCGCCGTGGAGCGCCTGCTCGCCGCCGCGGAGGCCCGGGCCCAGGCCGACGCCGCCCGGGCCCGCCGCAGCCGCCGTCCCACGGACGGCGAGTACGGCTCCCACCGCCGCCCCCGGCCCCCGCACGACCCGCAGGACCTCGACTACGACCCCGACGACCGCGACGGCTCCGGCTCCTACGGGCCCGGTGGTTACCGGGGCGCAGCCCGCTGGCACCGCCCGGTTGCGTGGCTGCTCGCCCTGGTCATGGGCGTCGGTATGGTCGGCCTCGCCTTCTCCGCCGCCCACCGGACCGCGTCCGCGAACCGCGAGGACCAGGTGGTGCCGCCCGCCACCAGCGGGGTGGACCAGCCCGGGGCGATTCCGCCGGCCGCCGTGGACCACTCCCGCCCCACGGTCTCCGCCACCCCCTCCGCCCCCTGA
- a CDS encoding SCO2583 family membrane protein has translation MTGRSEPPNGPPENPEGGEDEYGSLVFDESFIRSARMQEFSAQERMGEPARAVRTLPEPVAPTGHGSRAAIVLVVLIALAFATAVYIGFRNPYPQPVTRRAEPLRTTVVPLAPRGPVPAGSPEQLYRAAPLSGFRTGAAGINFPSVRRTQNFSDSQITTALATVKDYLVESSLNPAVLTGQVRRPVEQLLDPDQRGQFERSLSNPADDGLHAATGWLVRFDPAEVELADPQVRVQGTLSYAEDGAGTLEIVSDHTFTYALRPAGPTPKEDGASLFTVRRELRFRLDREDLRLHRLELRTAHVQAGPQSCSAGATGTLRPLLAGERADARGPAATDPYAPGRPAAALCGTLAPLGTPTPAAPGAPGGATPSGAPPQDSAALRDYRPRPS, from the coding sequence ATGACAGGCCGCTCAGAACCGCCGAACGGCCCGCCCGAGAACCCCGAGGGCGGCGAGGACGAGTACGGCTCGCTCGTCTTCGACGAATCGTTCATCCGCAGTGCCCGCATGCAGGAGTTCTCGGCGCAGGAGCGGATGGGCGAGCCCGCCCGCGCGGTGCGCACGCTCCCGGAACCGGTGGCCCCGACGGGCCACGGCTCCCGGGCCGCCATCGTGCTGGTCGTCCTCATCGCCCTGGCCTTCGCCACGGCCGTCTACATCGGCTTCCGCAACCCCTACCCGCAGCCCGTCACCCGCCGGGCCGAACCGCTGCGCACCACCGTCGTGCCCCTCGCCCCCCGCGGTCCCGTCCCCGCCGGATCACCCGAGCAGCTCTACCGGGCCGCCCCACTCTCCGGCTTCCGCACCGGCGCGGCCGGCATCAACTTCCCCTCCGTGCGGCGTACGCAGAACTTCTCCGACAGCCAGATCACCACCGCCCTCGCCACCGTCAAGGACTACCTGGTGGAGTCCTCGCTCAACCCGGCCGTCCTCACCGGCCAGGTCCGCCGCCCCGTCGAGCAGCTCCTCGACCCCGACCAGCGGGGCCAGTTCGAACGGTCCCTGAGCAACCCCGCCGACGACGGGCTCCACGCCGCCACCGGCTGGCTGGTGCGCTTCGACCCGGCCGAGGTGGAGCTGGCCGACCCCCAGGTCCGGGTCCAGGGCACCCTCTCGTACGCCGAGGACGGCGCGGGCACCCTGGAGATCGTCTCGGACCACACCTTCACCTACGCCCTGCGCCCGGCGGGCCCCACACCGAAGGAGGACGGCGCCTCCCTCTTCACCGTCCGGCGCGAGCTGCGCTTCCGCCTCGACCGGGAGGACCTGCGGCTGCACCGGCTGGAGCTGCGCACCGCCCACGTACAGGCCGGACCACAGTCCTGCTCGGCCGGCGCGACCGGGACGCTGCGCCCGCTCCTGGCGGGGGAGCGGGCCGACGCCCGGGGCCCCGCGGCCACCGACCCGTACGCCCCGGGTCGGCCCGCGGCGGCGCTCTGCGGGACCCTGGCACCCCTGGGCACCCCCACACCGGCCGCCCCGGGCGCCCCCGGCGGAGCTACGCCTTCCGGGGCCCCTCCTCAGGATTCTGCGGCCCTTCGGGACTACCGCCCCCGTCCGTCGTAG
- a CDS encoding M48 family metallopeptidase has protein sequence MTDISHENVPSRARRRFPGISSRAYEHPADRSALVALRRLTGFDTVFKALSGLLPERSLRLLFLSDSVRVSEAQFAHLHDMLRDACYILDLEKVPPMYVKQDPQPNAMCIGMDEPIIVVTTGLVELLDEEEMRAVVGHEVGHALSGHSVYRTILLFLTNLAVKVAWIPLGNVAIMAIVTALREWFRKSELSADRAGLLVGQDIQASMRGLMKIAGGNHLHEMNVDAFLAQADEYEKGGDLRDSVLKILNVLPRSHPFTTVRAAELKKWSETRDFQRIMDGHYPRRDEDKDASVSDSFRESASHYADTVRTSKDPLMKLVGDIAGGAGDLGGKLRDKFTGGGGGAKGGAGGSATTDGGGSPEGPQNPEEGPRKA, from the coding sequence ATGACCGACATCAGTCACGAGAACGTGCCGAGCAGGGCGCGCAGGCGATTCCCCGGGATCTCGTCCCGGGCCTACGAGCACCCGGCGGACCGCTCGGCCCTGGTGGCGCTGCGCAGGCTCACCGGTTTCGACACCGTCTTCAAGGCACTCAGCGGGCTGCTCCCGGAGCGGAGCCTGCGGCTGCTCTTCCTCTCCGACTCCGTCCGGGTGAGCGAGGCGCAGTTCGCCCACCTCCACGACATGCTGCGCGACGCGTGTTACATCCTGGACCTGGAGAAGGTCCCGCCGATGTACGTCAAGCAGGACCCGCAGCCCAACGCCATGTGCATCGGGATGGACGAGCCGATCATCGTGGTCACCACGGGCCTGGTCGAGCTGCTCGACGAGGAGGAGATGCGGGCGGTGGTGGGCCACGAGGTGGGCCACGCCCTCTCCGGCCACTCGGTGTACCGGACGATCCTGCTCTTCCTCACCAATCTGGCCGTGAAGGTCGCCTGGATCCCGCTGGGGAACGTGGCGATCATGGCGATCGTGACGGCGCTGCGCGAGTGGTTCCGCAAGTCGGAGCTCTCCGCCGACCGGGCCGGGCTGCTGGTGGGCCAGGACATCCAGGCGTCGATGCGCGGTCTGATGAAGATCGCCGGTGGCAACCACCTCCACGAGATGAACGTGGACGCCTTCCTCGCCCAGGCCGACGAGTACGAGAAGGGCGGGGACCTGCGGGACTCGGTCCTCAAGATCCTCAATGTGCTGCCGCGGTCGCACCCCTTCACCACGGTGCGGGCCGCCGAGCTGAAGAAGTGGTCCGAGACCCGCGACTTCCAGCGGATCATGGACGGCCACTACCCCCGGCGCGACGAGGACAAGGACGCGTCGGTGTCGGACTCCTTCCGGGAGTCGGCCTCGCACTACGCGGACACGGTGCGTACGAGCAAGGACCCGCTGATGAAGCTGGTCGGTGACATCGCCGGGGGCGCCGGGGACCTGGGCGGCAAGCTGCGCGACAAGTTCACCGGTGGCGGCGGTGGGGCCAAGGGCGGTGCGGGCGGTTCCGCTACGACGGACGGGGGCGGTAGTCCCGAAGGGCCGCAGAATCCTGAGGAGGGGCCCCGGAAGGCGTAG
- the nadD gene encoding nicotinate-nucleotide adenylyltransferase, with protein sequence MGAQEVPTGPGKRRIGVMGGTFDPIHHGHLVAASEVAAQFHLDEVVFVPTGQPWQKSHKKVSPAEDRYLMTVIATASNPQFSVSRSDIDRGGPTYTIDTLRDLREVHGDADLFFITGADALAQILTWRDAEELFSLSHFIGVTRPGHVLTDDGLPEGGVSLVEVPALAISSTDCRERVAQGEPVWYLVPDGVVRYIDKRQLYRGD encoded by the coding sequence ATGGGAGCGCAGGAAGTGCCTACCGGCCCCGGCAAACGCCGCATCGGCGTCATGGGCGGGACATTCGACCCGATCCACCATGGACACCTGGTGGCGGCCAGTGAAGTGGCCGCCCAGTTCCATCTCGACGAGGTCGTGTTCGTCCCGACCGGGCAGCCGTGGCAGAAGAGCCACAAGAAGGTCTCCCCGGCCGAGGACCGCTATCTGATGACGGTCATCGCCACCGCGTCCAATCCGCAGTTCTCGGTCAGCCGCAGTGACATCGACCGTGGCGGACCGACGTACACCATCGATACGCTGCGGGACCTGCGCGAGGTCCACGGCGACGCGGACCTCTTCTTCATCACCGGCGCCGACGCGCTCGCCCAGATCCTCACCTGGCGCGACGCGGAGGAGCTGTTCTCGCTCTCCCACTTCATCGGTGTGACCCGGCCGGGTCACGTGCTCACGGACGACGGACTTCCCGAGGGCGGTGTCTCCCTCGTGGAGGTGCCCGCGCTGGCGATCTCGTCCACGGACTGCCGTGAGAGGGTCGCGCAGGGGGAGCCGGTCTGGTACCTGGTGCCGGACGGCGTGGTCCGCTACATCGACAAGCGCCAGCTGTACCGCGGCGACTGA
- a CDS encoding LCP family protein, with amino-acid sequence MNDRQNPYGHDPYYQQPQIIGYDEYGQPVYQQHGQEQGGQPYDPYAAQQGQGQGHVTDTGYGYDPYDQSQQSPQPQAQPYDPYVAQQQQHQNQSGTDQGYTQGYGQSQGQAQGYGYGGYTDYGYATGQQPAAVDTGQWNIPQQGTAPAPEQAPQHAPQQEQQPASRPAPDRGADRASEGGSGPSPEAEAEADPAVPGQRRPAPDYRTEQFSFIEEPDEDSEDVIDWLKFTESRSERREEARRKGRNRMIALIVVAVLVVVGGVGYLWSADLIPGLSGKEEKKTVAAGAQQRDVIVVHLHNTKKGGTSTALLVDNVTTKQGTTVLLPNTLAVAGDDGTTITLGKSVDDDGRSGTREAVETLLGTKISGTWRLDTPYLEILVEQVGNIEMDTDIDVPDAKKGADPLVKKGEAQTLSGPMAVAYATYLAPGEAEAKQLTRFGEVMRAVLRKISEDPKAATVTVETLAQVLDPSLPEKDLGASLAKLASRAKIGDYKTMLLPVQDDGTLTDAATRSVVKDVLGGTVKAPEEGAPLRVAVRNATGNAKAAESARITLVNGGYAFVDSGKADDEAESVVIYRSAEDKEKATEVAKTLGLSAGAVKQGEPAANADVSAVLGQNYKIK; translated from the coding sequence GTGAACGACCGACAGAACCCGTACGGCCACGACCCGTACTACCAGCAGCCGCAGATCATCGGCTACGACGAGTACGGGCAGCCGGTGTACCAGCAGCACGGGCAGGAGCAGGGCGGGCAGCCGTACGACCCCTACGCCGCCCAGCAGGGCCAGGGGCAGGGCCACGTCACGGACACGGGGTACGGCTACGACCCGTACGACCAGTCCCAGCAATCCCCGCAGCCCCAGGCGCAGCCGTACGACCCCTACGTGGCTCAGCAACAGCAGCACCAGAACCAGAGCGGCACCGACCAGGGGTACACCCAGGGGTACGGGCAGAGCCAGGGCCAGGCGCAGGGTTACGGGTACGGCGGCTACACCGACTACGGCTACGCCACCGGTCAGCAGCCCGCCGCCGTCGACACCGGCCAGTGGAACATCCCGCAGCAGGGCACCGCCCCCGCACCGGAACAGGCGCCTCAGCACGCCCCCCAGCAGGAGCAGCAGCCGGCTTCCCGGCCCGCGCCCGACCGGGGAGCCGACCGGGCGTCCGAGGGGGGCTCCGGCCCGTCGCCGGAGGCGGAGGCCGAGGCGGACCCCGCCGTTCCCGGGCAGCGCCGTCCCGCGCCGGACTACCGCACCGAGCAGTTCTCGTTCATCGAGGAGCCCGACGAGGACTCCGAAGACGTCATCGACTGGCTGAAGTTCACCGAGAGCCGCAGCGAGCGGCGCGAAGAGGCCCGGCGCAAGGGCCGCAACCGGATGATCGCGCTGATCGTCGTCGCCGTGCTCGTGGTGGTCGGCGGCGTCGGCTACCTCTGGTCCGCCGATCTGATCCCCGGCCTCTCCGGCAAGGAGGAGAAGAAGACCGTCGCCGCCGGTGCGCAGCAGCGCGACGTGATCGTGGTCCACCTGCACAACACCAAGAAGGGCGGCACGTCGACGGCCCTGCTCGTCGACAACGTCACCACCAAGCAGGGCACCACCGTCCTGCTGCCCAACACCCTGGCCGTGGCAGGCGACGACGGGACCACCATCACGCTCGGCAAGTCCGTCGACGACGACGGCCGGAGCGGTACCCGGGAGGCCGTCGAGACCCTTCTGGGTACGAAGATCAGCGGCACCTGGCGGCTGGACACCCCGTATCTGGAGATCCTCGTCGAGCAGGTCGGCAACATCGAGATGGACACCGACATCGATGTGCCCGACGCCAAGAAGGGCGCCGACCCCCTGGTGAAGAAGGGGGAGGCGCAGACGCTCAGCGGCCCGATGGCCGTCGCGTACGCCACCTACCTGGCCCCCGGGGAGGCCGAGGCCAAGCAGCTGACCCGGTTCGGTGAGGTCATGCGCGCGGTGCTGCGCAAGATCTCGGAGGACCCCAAGGCCGCGACCGTCACCGTGGAGACGCTGGCCCAGGTCCTGGACCCGTCGCTGCCGGAGAAGGACCTCGGTGCCTCGCTCGCCAAGCTGGCCTCCCGGGCCAAGATCGGTGACTACAAGACGATGCTGCTGCCGGTCCAGGACGACGGCACCCTCACCGACGCGGCCACCCGCAGCGTCGTCAAGGACGTCCTCGGCGGCACGGTGAAGGCTCCCGAGGAGGGCGCCCCCCTCAGGGTCGCCGTCCGCAACGCGACCGGGAACGCCAAGGCCGCGGAGTCCGCCCGGATCACGCTGGTCAACGGCGGCTACGCCTTCGTGGACAGTGGCAAGGCGGACGACGAGGCCGAGTCCGTCGTGATCTACCGGAGCGCCGAGGACAAGGAGAAGGCCACGGAGGTCGCCAAGACCCTGGGGCTGTCCGCCGGGGCCGTGAAGCAGGGCGAACCGGCGGCCAACGCGGACGTGTCCGCCGTACTCGGCCAGAACTACAAGATCAAGTAG
- the rsfS gene encoding ribosome silencing factor: protein MTATDRSIELINAAAQAAADRLAHDIIAYDVSDVLSITDAFLLASAPNDRQVKSIVDEIEERLQKELGAKPVRREGDRDARWILLDYVDIVIHVQHSEERVFYALERLWKDCPEIALPEDAVKTRGKAEEHAQLNGGTEGDPS from the coding sequence GTGACCGCCACGGACCGCTCCATCGAGCTCATCAACGCCGCCGCCCAGGCGGCCGCCGACCGGCTCGCGCACGACATCATCGCCTACGACGTCAGCGATGTGCTGTCGATCACCGACGCCTTCCTGCTGGCCTCGGCCCCCAACGACCGCCAGGTCAAGTCGATCGTCGACGAGATCGAGGAGCGGCTCCAGAAGGAGCTGGGCGCCAAGCCGGTGCGCCGCGAGGGCGACCGCGACGCCCGCTGGATCCTCCTCGACTACGTCGACATCGTCATCCACGTCCAGCACAGCGAGGAGCGCGTCTTCTACGCGCTGGAGCGCCTGTGGAAGGACTGCCCGGAGATCGCCCTTCCCGAGGACGCGGTCAAGACCCGCGGCAAGGCCGAGGAGCACGCACAGCTCAACGGCGGCACGGAAGGCGACCCGAGCTGA
- a CDS encoding histidine phosphatase family protein, translating to MNGSRGGRGRRIVLWRHGQTAWNLERRFQGTTDIELTEEGVAQARRAARLLASLKPDAVVASDLRRAAATAAELAAVTGLTVSHDAALRETYAGVWQGLTHEEIVGRYGDEYAAWKRGEPVRRGGGELETEVADRAAPVVLEHADKLPSDGTLVVVSHGGTIRTTIGRLLGLEAHHWEGLGGLTNCCWSVLGEGARGWRLLEHNAGTLPEPVLGDDD from the coding sequence CTGAACGGCAGTCGCGGCGGCAGGGGCCGCAGGATCGTCCTCTGGCGGCACGGCCAGACCGCGTGGAACCTGGAGCGCCGATTCCAGGGCACCACGGACATCGAGCTGACCGAGGAGGGCGTCGCGCAGGCCCGCCGGGCCGCCCGGCTGCTCGCCTCGCTGAAGCCCGACGCCGTCGTCGCCTCCGATCTCCGGCGGGCGGCGGCCACGGCCGCCGAGCTGGCGGCGGTCACCGGCCTCACCGTCTCCCACGACGCCGCGCTCCGCGAGACGTACGCGGGCGTCTGGCAGGGGCTGACGCACGAGGAGATCGTCGGGCGGTACGGCGATGAGTACGCCGCGTGGAAGCGCGGCGAGCCGGTCCGCAGGGGCGGCGGCGAGCTGGAGACCGAGGTCGCCGACCGGGCCGCCCCGGTCGTCCTGGAGCACGCCGACAAGCTGCCCTCCGACGGCACACTCGTCGTGGTCAGCCACGGCGGCACGATCAGGACGACGATCGGCCGGCTGCTGGGCCTGGAGGCGCACCACTGGGAAGGGCTCGGCGGACTCACCAACTGCTGCTGGTCCGTCCTGGGCGAGGGCGCGCGCGGTTGGCGCCTGCTGGAGCACAACGCCGGCACCCTGCCGGAGCCGGTGCTCGGCGACGACGACTAG
- a CDS encoding ferredoxin — MNVPLPDVPEVRVVGLPQLTTGFDLVERLDLAMHLKVHGPLEPVTGERLAELAEAISLRGRGGAGFPFGKKLRAVAKASIRRGVRPVVVINGSEGEPACRKDTVLLNRAPHLILDGALLAAEALGARTLVVAVTRNSTEVSVRAALAERGLSDRRGQQLRARVVRTPERMVSGEASSVIRAANGGPALPPGRRERAAETGVGGAPTLLSNAETYAQLAVAARIGPRRYGHTGLPSEPGTVLLTVSGDVARPMVIEVPTGVPLRYVLQLAGAPPLPQGVLTGGYHGNWIDAAACHNAVISRESLATVGGALGAGAILPIGPETCPLGESLRIANWLAAETAGQCGPCKLGLPAAAGGLSDVLNGGGPAALEALREVTQAVKGRGACKHPDGSARFFMSTLSAFTDDLAAHVLDGGCGRETAGVLPLPASGYQDLEESIPSGEKLAVDWTLCQGHGLCADLIPELIRLGPDGYPALADASVPMHLRGRAQRAVRRCPALALRIEQSAADQRPALPAVNRRALGGGRG; from the coding sequence GTGAACGTCCCCCTTCCCGACGTGCCCGAGGTCCGCGTCGTCGGCCTGCCTCAACTGACCACCGGTTTCGACCTGGTGGAGCGGCTCGACCTCGCCATGCACCTGAAGGTGCACGGGCCCCTCGAACCGGTGACCGGAGAGCGGCTCGCCGAGCTGGCCGAGGCGATATCCCTGCGGGGGCGGGGCGGCGCCGGGTTCCCCTTCGGCAAGAAACTGCGGGCGGTGGCGAAGGCCTCCATCCGGCGCGGGGTGCGGCCCGTCGTCGTGATCAACGGGAGCGAGGGCGAGCCCGCCTGCCGCAAGGACACCGTCCTGCTCAACCGCGCCCCGCACCTGATCCTGGACGGGGCCCTGCTGGCCGCCGAGGCGCTCGGCGCGCGCACGCTGGTCGTCGCCGTCACCCGTAACTCCACCGAGGTCTCCGTACGCGCGGCGCTGGCCGAGCGCGGCCTCTCCGACCGGCGCGGCCAGCAGCTGCGCGCCCGGGTGGTCCGCACCCCCGAGCGCATGGTCTCCGGCGAGGCGTCCTCGGTGATCCGGGCGGCCAACGGCGGCCCCGCGCTCCCCCCGGGCCGGCGCGAGCGGGCGGCGGAGACCGGGGTCGGCGGCGCCCCGACCCTGCTGTCGAACGCGGAGACGTACGCCCAGCTCGCCGTGGCCGCCCGGATCGGCCCCCGCCGCTACGGGCACACCGGGCTGCCGAGCGAACCGGGCACCGTCCTGCTCACCGTCTCCGGCGACGTGGCCCGGCCCATGGTCATCGAGGTGCCGACGGGGGTGCCGCTGCGGTACGTGCTCCAGCTGGCCGGGGCCCCGCCGCTGCCCCAGGGGGTGCTGACGGGCGGCTACCACGGCAACTGGATCGACGCGGCCGCCTGCCACAACGCGGTCATCTCCCGTGAGTCCCTGGCCACCGTCGGCGGCGCCCTGGGCGCGGGCGCGATCCTGCCGATCGGGCCGGAGACCTGCCCGCTCGGCGAGTCCCTGCGGATCGCGAACTGGCTGGCCGCCGAGACCGCCGGGCAGTGCGGCCCGTGCAAGCTGGGGCTTCCCGCCGCGGCGGGCGGGCTCTCCGACGTACTGAACGGCGGCGGGCCGGCCGCGCTGGAGGCCCTGCGCGAGGTGACCCAGGCCGTGAAGGGGCGGGGGGCCTGCAAGCATCCGGACGGTTCGGCGCGGTTCTTCATGTCGACGCTGTCCGCGTTCACGGACGACCTCGCCGCGCACGTCCTGGACGGCGGCTGCGGCCGGGAGACGGCCGGTGTGCTGCCGCTGCCCGCCTCCGGCTACCAGGACCTGGAGGAGTCGATCCCGAGCGGCGAGAAGCTGGCGGTGGACTGGACGCTCTGCCAGGGCCACGGCCTCTGCGCGGACCTGATCCCCGAGCTGATCCGACTGGGCCCCGACGGCTATCCGGCGCTGGCGGACGCCTCGGTTCCGATGCATCTGCGCGGGCGCGCCCAGCGGGCCGTACGGCGCTGCCCGGCGCTGGCGCTCCGGATCGAGCAGTCGGCCGCCGACCAGCGGCCCGCGCTCCCCGCCGTCAACCGGCGGGCCCTGGGCGGCGGACGCGGCTGA